The Cottoperca gobio chromosome 5, fCotGob3.1, whole genome shotgun sequence region tcaGCCTCAGACTTGTAtcaaatgtctgttttctgtATTATATCTGCAGTATTGTCACTACTAAATTTGTCGGCCGATAATCTTTTCCGGTGACATAGATCTAAATAAGTTCATCCGCTCCTTTGTTCTCTCGTTGTGAATGTCTGATCGATGAAACACAGATTTCACATGCGACCCAGATTATAAATCAGCCATTTTAAATCGGGAGTTAGATACATGtttatcactttaaatgttAAGTTATTGAGCCGCAATATCCTGTAATACTAAACCACGTTACTGTACTACATTACAGTGCAATGTACAATGAGCACTTGCATGTGTACGTAATATCCGTTCATTGTAATATGTAAGGCTATGCAGACTGTTTGTACTGTATCTAtcaatacatgcacacagagccATCCCTGTATATAGAGCAACTTAGTGATGCACGAATACCGACCTGTTTATTGGGGCTGATACCATTGCATAGCCGATAATAATAGCCTAATCTTGCAGTTGCAAAAAAGGAAGATAAAGgcaacatgtatttatttctatctTAGCGTGCCTTCATAGTTAATAGAATAAAgattaaatatatgtaatagTTGTAAACTTTTCACAGATAATATAACCGTGTTTTTTAATATGTAGGTTAATTAATGTCTGACCTTTTATCCTTATTGACCAGCATTTATAGcctaaagaaaaaacattacaaGAACTGACcttgaaaaatacaaatgctCAAAATCCTGCCAATAATATATCAGCcacaaatgtgaaatgaataTCTACTTATTTAAACCTCATACAGCTTATTTTTATAGTAACAATCTGACCTGCTTATAGCCTAGATactgtttgttttccaaccTTTTTTTCATCAAtatctttatacatttttcaaataacTTCAAATAACAAAGAAGCAAATGTGTTCTCTCTCAGAAAAATATCAAAGGcacatagaatatatatatatttcttcataTCTGTACATTGTAGTCAAATGTTTACATGTACCTTTTCTTCAGTtttgttgtccttgtttttaGTTGTACTGTATTTCTGTGAACATTGAGAGCAACAAAATATTGGCGTCAAATTCCTTGTTTGTGTACACAATACTTGGCCATTAAAAATGATTCCGATTTTgcctgtatatgtatatatatatatatatatatatatatatatatatatatatatatatatatatatatatatatatatatatatatatatatatatatataatataaatagtattttgtttatgtttgctTATCTTTGTGTATTGTCTTTGTTTAGTTCTGTCTATATTTGTATCATCCTGTAAATCTGTTTTTTGCAGAGTTTTTTGACAACTTCTGAGACCTGGAGAAAGTTTTCTTCTTGTATTTTTCAACATACTTAGCCAAAAGCCACTAAAGCTGATTGTGATTCTTGCTGCTCAGGAGGAAACTGAAGTGTACCTTCTGAAGCAGAATACAGACTCTGTGAGTGGGTCATCAGGCAGTGTCCCTATGTCAGGCCGAAACGGGTCTGCAAGTGATGCAGACTGTCGAATCTCTGAGGACTGCCATGTCCCAGATGTTGAGCTGATGGAGCTGGGGCCACTGCTGGAGGAGGCTGGGGGGCGGCCGACAGCATCTAAAGGCGCCCATTCAGAGGTAATGCTGTTTCACAAAATTCCTAGAGAAAAGTTTTTTTGGCTCAGGCGCTTCAGTATTCTCTTGTGATCTCTTTTAAAGGGAGCAACAATGCTTgctgatgaggaagaggaggatgatgaggtgGGAGAAGTCCTAACTTTACCTCTTCAGGCTCACCATGCcatggagaagatggaggagttTGTACACAAGGTAAACATATCTTCTCAATCTAATAAACATAAAACCTATATAGGTAACAATTCAGATCTTATTTGACTGAACTGCCAGTCAAAAGCTTTTACTAAAGCGTAATGGTTTGCTTATTATGTCAGAACTTGGAGTCAATAAGAAGGTTTGCAGTAAATCTCACAATTCTCCATGGGCTACAGAACTGCATGCTATTTTTGAGGAAGCTGAATTACAATGTACGTACAGTAATAATTTATAATGCAGTATGAACACAATTGGAAGAAAGTTACTTTCTAGATCTGAAGAAAAAAGATATGTTGTTGCCAAAATTACGAGCATATATTTAAATCGAGCACAATTATTGACCTGAATCTTATGTTATAGCAAACTTATTGAGGAGTCAAAGGTCTTTAGTTGCTCAGTTGAGAATAGGAATCCTCCCGCTGCCTCTTGAAGTTGGCAGATTTAAACATCCTTGAAGAAAACAGGTTGTGTGCATTATGCAAATTAGGAGAAGTTGAGAATGAATCACATGTTCTTCTTTATTCTTATTATGATAAACTAAAATTATCTATATTGAATTAAATGTCAAAATCCAGAAATGTTTTGGTGGACTGACGTAATTAAATGGTTATTTAATTTTGATGCTGAAAATTGGCGATCTTTGTTTTAgcttggagaaaaaaaacattgggattgtttatttgtttagtatTATTTGTAATTAATGTTGCTACTAAATAATTGAGTCTTCTAAGCCTGTTTGGGCTGGGCGTATTATTTATGCAtgactcaataataataataaaaatcaaatcaagtaTACTTTCAGACTGATGAAGGGATAAACACGTGTCTGAAGTTGGTGTGAACAGGTCGGCGCATGTTATCCAGTCTGACTTCACTCCCCTGCTCCCGACCTAAACTGGAGTGTGAAGGAATGAACAAGTATAAAATACATTAGTTACTTCTGGTTCTTTCAACAATAAATTGAGCTCAATCTGACAAAGTAGATTGTGATTGTTAAATGTCGGTTGGTAAACATCACAATGTGGCAGAATAAGAAGAGTTTAGGACTAAATATCGCAACCGCCCCACAaaaaatgagctgaaactcaacACCTTGTTCATCTCAAAGCTGTATACCAGGTGTAGAACAAGCTTCCTGAATACCTGAGGTCTGTTGAAACTGCCAGCTCATTTAAATCAGGGCTTTAAACTTTTGTCTTTACTGCGACATTTTCAATAAATGAGatgcatcatttattttgaatctGTAACTATTTATTTGCCtgattttgctttttaaaatgctatttctttctaaattttacttatttgcttttgttttattgtcctttttaaaatgcaattttaatgttttcttaaatttgtatttcttttatattgaATACAATTGTAATGCCTCTGTAAAGCGCTTTGAATGGCCCTGTGTCTGAATGGTGTTCTATAAATAAAACGGGCTTGTAGTAGAGTTCTGCAGTTTAGCAGTGAGGGTAAtggacacacagctgcagaTCTGGGTGAACAGCAACAACCAGGGATTAAGCTGTGACTGCTGTGTAGTTTCAGTGagtcatatgtgtgtgtgtctgtgtgggaggaggggggggggggtgttgtaTAAGACACACACGGGGCACCATGGGAGAAAAGTGTCAGCTTACATCGAAAAACGTATTCGTCCATAAAATGGCATCAGAACACATCTAGATATTGAGAAGAACCCTGAATGGCTAATTTACTGTTTGTTAAAGACGACTCCAGTGGTGAAAACAAATCCACATTATTTAGTCTGCTATACATGGCTATTCAGAGTGACCAAGAGGAAGGCGGTTTACAATAAATCAGACAGACATTTCTCAATTCACATGTATAcctgtttattatattttttaatcttaGGGTGCTGATTTTACTTCTAGTGAAGAACTTTGaaaatatacaattattttggaacttttacaaaatacattaaGCCTCATGCAAGAAGCCCTCGTACGCAGTGGTTTGTACCATCTTGTATGATTTTAGGAGAACGAGCCTCATTCACCAATTTTCTAACATTTTGAGTTTACGAGTGGTTCAGGCCTGCTGGAGGAGTCATGTGGAATTATTCCAAACCTAAGTTTTTCACTTCTGTATTGTTGTATATATTTCATTACTTGGAAGCAATTTTGAGTTTGAAAATCCTATATAAATTACTCTTCATAATTATGTTGACATTATCCCGTCTGACTCTGCAATTCGAAttctaaatgtattcatattgtCTAACAATATCACCATTCATTTAAATTGTCTGCTGTTGTGTAACAATACAATATCAATATCTCACGACTTTAATTATGCACTAATTGAAGGTTAACTTTTTCCACGTTTCTTGGCTTTATCGGGTCCTTTATTGTTCCACTGCTGACACTATTAAAGATGTTCTTGCATGAGGCCCTTTGTGTCTCTTCTACTTAAATCTTAATAAAGATTATCAGCGCTTAaactctttaaatatttaatctgcATGTAAAGTAATTGTCTATTGCAAAATATCCGTCTCCGCATCATCCCCGCGGGCTTTCACCGCGAGAGACGTGACTGAAAGCTATTCTTACTTTTCAGGTCTGGGAGGGGCGCTGGAGGGTCATCCCTTTCCATGTCCTGCCAGAGTGGCTCAAGGACAACGATTACCTCCTGCATGGACATCGGCCACCGATGCCCTCCTTCAGGGCCTGTTTTGGAAGTATCTTCCGAATTCACACTGAGACAGGAAACATCTGGACTCACCTGTTAGGTAAGAAGGAAGCGCATTGCGTAACATTCCTTAAATTGTTGAGCAGGTTTCAGCAGCAGATTATAATTGTTAATGTtagttaaaaacacatttttacctGGATAGCTCTGGTCTCTTCTCTTGTCGACTCGTAATAAAACTGGCCTATTTTCTCCCCTCAGGGCTGATCTTATTCATTTGTCTGGGCACGTTAACCCTACTGCGGCCCAACATGTATTTTATGGCCCCGCTGCAAGAGAAAGTGGTGTTCGGGATGTTTTTCCTGGGAGCTGTACTCTGCCTCAGCTTCTCCTGGCTTTTTCATACCGTCTACTGCCACTCTGAGAAAGTGTCTCGCACCTTTTCAAAGTAAGACCTCACACCGCCAAACACTGCTTCTTGCATACTTGCCTCGTATGTCTTAAGGGAATTATTTGTAACTGTCAAAGTAATTGACTATTTTGGACTAACTGCTCTTGGAGTAAACACGTTTTTAATTTCAGGTATCTGTATGATTCTTCAGGAGTTTAGTACACTTGATGAGGGACACACCTGCGATTATTAGTCAGGGTAGAATGGTCCATAGTTCATGGCAGGGTGCAGAGCTGTACACTGATACTGATGCTGTTTGTACTTGAAAAGGGTTAATAATTAACATTCAAACTGATGTAAACGTCTCGGGGTTATCTGAAAGGCTAGTTTTCATCTGCAGTCCCTTATTTGCCTGATGTTGTTAGGGATCCTACAATAATACGATTATTACAATATGTACAATAGTTATAACATactttttactctgtagcattAAGTTAATTTAGGCTGAACTATCATACTGTATGcttttgtgtgcatgcacagtCCTAAATGAACAGTGAGTATTACATTAGGATACACTTAGAAATGTAACTGTTACAATAAGGATTGAATTGATGTCCCTTGTAAGAATGATCCCCAGCAGAGCGTTGAGTACATGCACGCGTGTTTAGAAACATGTGAAGACATGAGCTGTTTCTGTGTCACCCCGTCTCTTCAGGCTTGACTACTCGGGCATTGCCCTCCTGATCATGGGCTCCTTCGTGCCCTGGCTGTACTACTCGTTCTACTGTTCCCCTCAGCCTCGACTTATCTACCTCACCATTGTATGTGTCCTCGGCATTGCCGCCATCATAGTGGCCCAGTGGGACCGGTTCTCTACACCTCGTCACAGACCTACAAGAGCAGGTTAATGTGCATCTATTTCTCTGTCATTTGTGCTTTGGGTGATAATTGTAATGTagatgttgagtttttcaaaatgacacaaagtaacTGAAGCCCATGCTTCTCTTAGGTGTGTTCATGGGTCTTGGACTAAGCGGCATTGTTCCCACCATGCACTTCACCATCGAGGAGGGCTTTGTTAAGGCCACCACAGTCGGCCAGATGGGTTGGTTCTACCTGATGGGTGCCATGTATATCACTGGTGCTGGTCTGTATGCAGCCAGGATCCCTGAACGCTATTTTCCTGGAAAGTGTGACATCTGGGTTAGTATTCgatgtgtttacattacataACCGAACTTCAGGAAGTCAGATGATTAGTTGCACAAACACTTTAGTTTCCCCACAAAAAATCACAAAATTGACCAATAAATTGTGTTCTACGATACTTATATTATACTCGCCATAATGGAGGGATAATTCTGCcatgtttcatttgtttcttacataacatgtgaatatttataataacaaacaaaagagcTGTTTCAGACAGCTGTGGACAATAAGTgtattttcctttcatttcatcAAACAGACAGATGAAACTGATgcataaacattttctttctctctttctagtTCCACTCTCATCAGATTTTTCATGTTCTGGTCGTGGCCGCGGCATTTGTCCATTTCTACGGGGTTTCCAACCTGCAGGAGTTCCGCTATGGCCTCGAGGGAGGATGCACAGATGACACTCTACTCTGAGAGGCCTGACTGTGACTTACTCATACTTTTCTTTATAgtcccacacgcacacacaaacaaacacataaacacgcatacacacaatCACTTAAAAATGCTGCTGGAATTCAATATAGTCTCACTTGTTGCTCCTTCTGTACTTCTGATTTGCTAACATCTTGTTTGGATTTTGGTGGTCTTCTTTCTGTTTGGCTCTTTTTTGCTCCAATAAAGTAGCATTAACTAGCCATTGAACTACGGAGGGAATCTTCAACAGGCACTACTTCTTCAATAATTATGAAACTTGAAGTCTACATTTTCAAGTAAGGTCAAAATGGGATTTTAACCAAAATCGTATATATTCCTGTAACTGATGGTCATTTCTTAGAAGCTCACTAGTACCCCCACCTCTTCATAGTCTGTTACCATTGCACAGAGGGCACAGAGAGTATTATTTGTGCTGTAGCAGAGGGCACATACTGTAAACCATTCCTATCCTCCCTCCCAGTTTTCATGCAGGTTAGAGGATGAATGTACTGTCCAACAGGAGTGAGGTGTAGAGCAGTTTAAGGCCATTTAGGGACTTAAGGGCctgtacacacatttgtattaggAGGATGAAAGTATGCACATATAGTGTGTATAGATGTTGCCAGATGTTTTCTAACTGTGCTGACACTGattgtgtggctgtgtgttaaAACCTGAAGGAGTGCTACAAACCCACCCATGCCCGCTCTGCAATAAAAAATGAACTGTACTCTTAAGGCCCAGTCAATCAATCTAAATACacattacaacaaaaaaaatacattattatgaaaAGAACAAGGAGCTTAAATCCTATAAATGTGTGAGTAACACACGATGTAATGCCCATTAGAATTATtggcaaaacatattttgaaatcAAAGGGGTTGGAAACTGAtttctcagtttctttttttgaaatTCTTTTGCATTTTGATGCATTGTTATAATTGACAAAAGTCGCGAGTAAATGCTTTTCAAATTATATAATGGCACAGAAAAGCTGCAACTGTGCAACAATGTATCTGCTCAGTTGAGGTTAGACTAAAATGCTTAAAATGTAGAAGTTAAAAGAACTCCCCTGCCATCATGTTTCAGTCAGACAACATCGATTTCATTTTTAGAGTAATAGTTCCTGGGCGACGCACAATGTACAGATCTGGATCggtaaaattgtgtttttgtctgctaAAGATATTTCTTTTGTGCTAGATTTCCGATGCAATGAGAGGTGTAAATATCAAATGCACCTAGTGTATActattaaattcaaaactttAAATCACCGTATggggtttaaaatgtgttatgtatGATTGATATAAACTTTTAGTATTCCTGTGCCTTAGGCCAacggaaatgtttttaaataaaacggCCTATCTTAACAGTCAAGGGAGCTTCAAGGATTTCCAGATGTTGacttttcttgttttccttGCCATATATACAATCGAATCATTATTGAACTTACAACTCCATGGATAGGTTGTATCAACTGCTGTTTAAGACTCCTTTTTCTAGATCAACTTATTCAAGCTTTATTACAACGACTAAAACAATGTGTATTCTTGACTTTGTGTAATGTCCTGTGTAGAAAGTGATAAATCATACATTTCActgaaatgtaaacataaatatttattaatggtAATCTTGGAAAATTATTGTAATAAATTTTTTTCCACATGTACAAACATGGTGTCTTATTGTCAATCGTTTCTTACAATGTAAGCTCGCGACGTTTGCAAATGTCACATCAATGGTAAGTGACTGTGACGACAAAGGGATTCGTGGTCTACAACTCATCCTGTGTCTTATCACGGTACAAAGTTGTGTTTACATAAAAGTATTTCAAATAGTGTTCCGGGGGCGCCCAGGACGTGAAGCCGAGTCCTTACTGCAGCAGCCCGGGTTTGAATCCGACCTGTGGTCCTTTGCTCCAGGTCgcccctctttctccccctttcctgCCTATCTGTCCTATCtgtgtaataaagaaaaaaaatcatcttCAAAAAATAATGCTCTATTTTAGCAGTTTTAATGAATTGTAGAGATCAACAGTTACCATGTTTATGCAGATAAATCGTGGCTAAACAAAAACTCCTCATCAGTTGATTTCCCTCCTCTGCTGAGCTGCTGGTTGGAGGTCACTTAAAGCAGAAAGATGTGTGGGATGTGACCACAGCTGTAATAATGTCCTTCACTAGAAAAAGATCACATGTTCTTTTGCTGAAACAAATTGATCCATAATCTAATTGTATTAAAATGCCAGACTATCTGAATATTTCTGTCACCATTGGTGGACCTGAACTCAATTTAATCTTTACAGACCATCCTCAAAAGTCTTGTGTTTAGAAAATATCTTCTGTGCTATTCATCATTTATTGTACAACCCAGTTGCTATTTCAAATAGGTTAGTCACAATTATTTTGGAGACAATCAAAAGGAACAACACTCATCAAtttctacattacatttaatattgtaACGTTGTTACATTCTTCTTTactgaaggaaaacacaaaaaaggatTTCCAGATGTTGCCTTTTCTTGTTTCCCTTGCCATATATACAATCGAATCATTATTGAACTTACAACTCCATGGATAGGTTGTATCAACTGATGTTTAAGACTCCTTTTTCTAGATCAATTTATTTGAGCTTTATTACAACGACTAAGACTATGTGTATTCTTGActttgcacacaaaacacacaaaagaaaaaaatgtgacACCATATCTCGTAATTATGAGTTACTATCTCGTAATTACAAGAAAAGATCTAAGAGTTAGCAGAATATATTACAGAGCGTGTTTAATGGGGTGCGGAACCAAAGCACAACCATGTGTTTCTGAACGAGAAGATTTAGTGGCTGGTACACTTCAAGACCAGCTAGTATGCTAGCCTAGGATTAGCTAATCTGTCCGTTTTACGATTTTATTGTCTTGCTTCAACATTTAGGTACGTCTTGTTTGAATttattcaagtgtgtgtgtttatgaatatgtaatgttatttatctTTTGTCTGTTGAATTCAGTGTTAGCACATATATTAGCATAAATGCAACGGGTGGGGCTGGCAGTTAACGTTAGTGTAGTAGTTTTTAAATTTGTTAAACTAAAGTTCCTCTGGCTGGCCTTTACCGTAAATATTTTAGACTGTGGTTCAGTGTAAAGATTGctataatacatatttgtggagaatggaaaatgtaaacattagtgACTTTCTTTGCCACGGACATCCGGACTACAGAGGTTCCGAATGTGTGTAGTTCCGGTCCACTCTCTGTGTGCGCCCCATCTTTCTTTTCGTTAAAATAGCACTCTTATTTAAAACAAGCCAGTTAGCCCTTACGATTAATTATCGTTACTGTCTCTTGGCTCTCAGTCCGGTCGGGCCGGTGGAAGATACTGTGTCCTAAGCCTTTAGTGTATGTACAGCGAAGTGaacctgctgtttgttttcagggtTCAATATGGACAGCAAT contains the following coding sequences:
- the adipor1a gene encoding adiponectin receptor protein 1a encodes the protein MSGRNGSASDADCRISEDCHVPDVELMELGPLLEEAGGRPTASKGAHSEGATMLADEEEEDDEVGEVLTLPLQAHHAMEKMEEFVHKVWEGRWRVIPFHVLPEWLKDNDYLLHGHRPPMPSFRACFGSIFRIHTETGNIWTHLLGLILFICLGTLTLLRPNMYFMAPLQEKVVFGMFFLGAVLCLSFSWLFHTVYCHSEKVSRTFSKLDYSGIALLIMGSFVPWLYYSFYCSPQPRLIYLTIVCVLGIAAIIVAQWDRFSTPRHRPTRAGVFMGLGLSGIVPTMHFTIEEGFVKATTVGQMGWFYLMGAMYITGAGLYAARIPERYFPGKCDIWFHSHQIFHVLVVAAAFVHFYGVSNLQEFRYGLEGGCTDDTLL